A genomic region of Nerophis lumbriciformis linkage group LG28, RoL_Nlum_v2.1, whole genome shotgun sequence contains the following coding sequences:
- the lig4 gene encoding DNA ligase 4, whose amino-acid sequence MEGSSKRDPSDQPSVVAAQVPFLHLCNTFEKIQKSKLRPEKSKILGDFIKSWREFHCALHKDDTKTTDSFYPAMRLIVPSFERERMAYGIKESMLAKLYIDVLCLPKNGPEANKLLNYRAPTTSQGESGDFAGMAYFVLKKRCTGQGKLSLQEVNDFLDSVAINNASKKKDLVKKSLLHLIQQSSALEQKWLIRIILKDMKLGISKETVLQVFHPDAAELYNVTTDLNKVCQQLHNPSVSLSEVSIGLFSAFKPMLAGVSNIRNVEKQMENSPFYIETKLDGERIQLHKNGEVYKYFSRNAFEYTQQFGGSPLEGSLTPYIHNVFKSHIVSCILDGEMMAYNPTTKTFMQKGSKFDIKRLMEDSELQTCYCVFDVLLVNDQKLGNEVLKKRHEILQTVFTPVHGRIHLVPKTEARTMREVVNSLNDAIDNREEGIMVKNPLSVYKPDKRGEGWLKIKPEYVDGLMDKLDVLIVGGYWGKGKRGGMMSHFLCAVAEAAKPGEKPSIFHTLCRIGSGYTMKELYDLGLKLAKHWKVYRKNDPPSNILCATEKPEVYIEPCNSVILQVKAAEIVSSDMYKTNCTLRFPRIENIRNDKEWHQCMTLAELDHFSNKASGKLASRHLHIDIADEPQRKKRKLPAKIKKMVEIIDHFKPQDLSGVTKETDIFQDLEFCILNGTQDHPKAKLEKGLASCGGTVVQNPGQDTYCVIAGLENMRVKNLVLSNQHDVVRASWLLECLEQKQFVPWQPRHMIHMSPPTKERFTKEYDSYGDSYFVDTDVQQLREVFERIGKRSTGQTVANVCHVEERYGWDDLPTSMFRPFTVYIDRNASCVDIRGLEFRYYGGTVVQKLEEGVSHVVIAEETRLEALRKTRRSFKKKFKIVRDSWVTDSIKKRHRINEDDYLV is encoded by the exons ATGGAGGGATCGTCTAAAAGGGACCCATCTGATCAGCCATCTGTTGTTGCTGCTCAAGTTCCCTTCCTACACCTGTGCAATACTTTCGAAAAGATCCAGAAGTCAAAACTTCGTCCAGAAAAGTCCAAGATCCTTGGCGATTTTATTAAGTCGTGGAGGGAGTTCCATTGCGCCCTGCATAAAGATGACACCAAAACAACAGACTCTTTCTACCCAGCAATGCGTCTCATCGTTCCTTCATTTGAGCGAGAGCGAATGGCATATGGCATAAAGGAAAGCATGTTAGCTAAACTTTACATCGATGTGCTATGCCTCCCAAAGAATGGCCCAGAAGCCAATAAACTGTTAAACTACCGTGCGCCAACCACCTCCCAAGGAGAGTCGGGCGACTTTGCTGGCATGGCATACTTTGTGCTAAAGAAACGCTGCACCGGGCAAGGAAAGCTCAGCCTTCAAGAAGTTAATGACTTTCTGGATTCGGTGGCTATCAACAATGCTAGCAAGAAAAAAGATCTTGTAAAAAAAAGTCTGCTACACCTAATTCAACAGAGTTCTGCTCTTGAGCAGAAATGGCTCATTAGAATAATTCTGAAGGACATGAAGCTCGGCATCAGCAAGGAAACTGTCCTTCAAGTCTTCCACCCAGATGCTGCTGAGCTTTACAATGTGACCACAGACTTGAACAAGGTGTGTCAGCAGCTCCACAACCCCTCAGTGTCTTTGAGTGAGGTTTCCATTGGTCTTTTCTCTGCCTTCAAGCCCATGTTGGCAGGTGTGTCTAACATCCGCAATGTAGAGAAGCAAATGGAAAACAGCCCTTTTTACATTGAAACCAAGTTGGATGGTGAGCGAATACAACTGCATAAAAATGGCGAGGTTTACAAGTACTTTAGTCGGAATGCCTTTGAATATACACAGCAGTTCGGTGGATCGCCTTTAGAGGGCTCATTGACACCATACATACACAATGTCTTTAAAAGCCACATAGTCAGTTGTATCCTCGACGGAGAGATGATGGCTTACAATCCGACCACAAAGACTTTCATGCAGAAAGGGAGCAAGTTTGACATTAAGAGATTGATGGAAGATTCAGAGTTGCAGACTTGCTACTGCGTGTTTGACGTGCTTTTAGTCAACGACCAAAAGCTTGGCAATGAAGTGCTGAAAAAACGTCATGAGATCCTACAGACAGTTTTCACTCCGGTTCATGGAAGAATCCACTTGGTGCCCAAAACAGAAGCCAGAACTATGCGGGAGGTGGTGAATTCCCTTAATGATGCTATAGACAACAGAGAAGAGGGAATTATGGTAAAGAATCCGTTATCTGTGTACAAACCGGACAAAAGAGGTGAGGGTTGGTTGAAAATAAAGCCAGAATACGTGGATGGCTTGATGGATAAGCTTGATGTTCTAATTGTTGGCGGCTATTGGGGTAAAGGAAAACGTGGCGGTATGATGTCCCATTTTCTATGTGCTGTTGCCGAAGCAGCAAAGCCCGGTGAGAAACCTTCCATTTTTCATACGCTCTGCCGCATTGGTTCTGGCTACACGATGAAAGAGCTGTATGACCTTGGCTTAAAGCTTGCAAAGCACTGGAAAGTTTACAGAAAAAATGACCCACCATCCAACATTCTTTGTGCAACTGAGAAGCCTGAGGTCTATATCGAGCCATGCAACTCGGTCATCTTGCAAGTGAAGGCGGCTGAGATAGTCAGCAGCGACATGTATAAAACCAACTGCACACTGCGCTTTCCTAGGATAGAAAATATCCGTAACGACAAGGAGTGGCATCAGTGTATGACCCTAGCAGAGCTGGACCATTTCTCTAACAAGGCATCAGGGAAACTCGCCTCGCGGCACCTTCATATTGATATTGCCGACGAACCACAGAGAAAAAAGCGCAAACTGCCTGCCAAAATCAAGAAGATGGTCGAAATAATAGACCACTTTAAACCCCAGGATCTCTCGGGTGTTACCAAAGAGACAGACATCTTTCAGGATTTGGAGTTCTGCATACTCAATGGGACACAGGATCACCCGAAAGCCAAGCTGGAGAAGGGTCTGGCCAG TTGTGGCGGTACAGTCGTTCAGAACCCAGGACAAGACACCTATTGTGTGATTGCCGGCTTGGAAAACATGCGTGTGAAAAACCTGGTTTTGTCCAACCAGCATGATGTAGTGAGGGCCTCCTGGCTGCTGGAGTGCCTGGAGCAGAAGCAATTTGTTCCATGGCAACCACGCCACATGATCCACATGTCACCGCCCACCAAGGAGCGCTTCACTAAGGAGTACGACAGCTATGGCGACAGCTATTTTGTGGACACTGATGTACAGCAACTTCGGGAAGTCTTTGAGCGCATTGGAAAGAGGAGCACTGGACAAACGGTTGCAAATGTCTGCCATGTAGAAGAGCGATATGGCTGGGATGACCTTCCGACCAGTATGTTCAGACCTTTCACAGTTTATATTGACAGAAACGCAAGCTGTGTGGATATTCGAGGCCTGGAGTTCCGTTATTATGGAGGCACAGTGGTGCAGAAGTTGGAAGAAGGGGTGTCGCATGTTGTAATTGCAGAGGAAACCAGACTTGAGGCTTTGAGGAAGACCAGGCGCAGCTTTAAGAAGAAGTTTAAAATTGTCAGAGACTCTTGGGTGACTGATTCAATTAAGAAACGACATCGGATAAATGAAGATGACTATTTGGTTTGA